The Medicago truncatula cultivar Jemalong A17 chromosome 4, MtrunA17r5.0-ANR, whole genome shotgun sequence genome includes a region encoding these proteins:
- the LOC25491204 gene encoding glycine-rich cell wall structural protein — protein MKVILSVLFILMISSAQALNHHDGFAESRNDHKHELSHTIRKGGGGFGGGGFGGSGRGGGGFGGAGKGGGFGGGGGKGGGAKGGSGGRKGGGGGRKGGVGFGGAVAGGIIGGVIGGTLANGGHNGGHNGTHNSASTLSGGPHICVSTLILCMSFWL, from the coding sequence ATGAAGGTAATACTTTCTGTACTGTTCATATTGATGATCTCAAGTGCTCAAGCTTTGAACCACCATGATGGGTTCGCGGAAAGTCGGAATGATCACAAACATGAACTATCCCATACTATAAGAAAGGGAGGAGGTGGATTCGGTGGAGGTGGATTTGGAGGAAGTGGAAGAGGAGGAGGTGGATTTGGAGGAGCAGGAAAGGGAGGAGGTTTTGGAGGAGGTGGAGGAAAGGGAGGAGGTGCAAAGGGAGGAAGTGGAGGAAGAAAGGGAGGAGGTGGAGGAAGAAAGGGAGGAGTGGGATTTGGAGGAGCAGTTGCAGGTGGAATTATCGGTGGTGTTATAGGCGGCACACTCGCCAATGGCGGACACAATGGTGGGCACAATGGTACTCATAATTCTGCATCAACATTATCGGGAGGGCCTCATATTTGTGTATCAACATTGATTTTATGTATGAGCTTTTGGCTTTAG